Proteins encoded by one window of Cyanobium sp. NS01:
- a CDS encoding urease subunit beta produces MAPLIPGELIPEPGEIELNAGRPVTTLLVANSGDRPVQVGSHFHFQEANDALRFDRDAARGLRLDIPAGTAIRFEPGDSREVNLVPFAGQRRVMGFNGLVNGPLD; encoded by the coding sequence ATGGCCCCGTTGATCCCCGGCGAACTGATCCCCGAACCCGGAGAGATCGAACTCAACGCCGGCCGCCCCGTCACCACCCTGCTGGTAGCCAACAGCGGCGACCGGCCCGTGCAGGTGGGCTCCCACTTCCACTTCCAGGAGGCCAACGACGCCCTGCGCTTCGACAGGGACGCCGCCCGCGGCCTGCGGCTCGACATCCCCGCCGGCACGGCGATTCGCTTCGAACCGGGCGACAGCCGCGAGGTGAACCTGGTGCCCTTCGCCGGCCAGCGCCGGGTGATGGGCTTCAACGGCCTCGTCAATGGACCCCTCGACTGA
- a CDS encoding circularly permuted type 2 ATP-grasp protein, producing the protein MFTDYKPHRGYDEYFSAADEPRRALSPLLSSLGQLGLEELNRNHVAAGMLLKRLGATFRLNGSGNRGVERILPFDPLPRLIASGEWLTLERGLVQRLEAIDHFLADVYGDQLILRDGIVPREDLETSQGWRPQMQGFKPPLNKWCHISGLDLIRDGQGTWRVLEDNLRCPSGVAYFLENRRVMKRMFPSLFSGRTVQPIDDYPSHLLQSLRELAPWTERPTVVLLTPGVFNSAYFEHSYLAQQMGIQLVEGRDLVCQDDRVWMRSTGGLEPVDVIYRRIDDDFLDPAVFRSDSMLGVRGLMQAYSAGRVAIANAPGTGVADDKLIYAYVPEMIQYYLGEEPIIENVPTYLCSRDKDRAYVLEHLSQLVVKAVAEAGGYGMMIGPHAGQEEIDDFAKRIEANPRNYIAQPTLELSTVPSLSEGELFPCHVDLRPYVLRGKGAWVSPGGLTRVALRRGSLVVNSSQGGGCKDTWIVSERGDGQLQLQGSSSC; encoded by the coding sequence ATGTTCACGGACTACAAGCCCCACCGCGGCTACGACGAGTACTTCAGCGCCGCGGACGAACCCCGCAGAGCCCTCTCCCCCCTGCTCTCCTCCCTGGGACAGCTGGGCCTCGAAGAGCTCAACCGCAACCACGTGGCCGCGGGCATGCTGCTCAAGCGGCTTGGTGCCACCTTCCGTCTGAACGGCTCCGGCAACCGGGGGGTGGAACGGATCCTGCCCTTCGACCCCCTGCCGCGGCTGATCGCCTCCGGCGAATGGCTGACCCTGGAGCGGGGCCTGGTGCAGCGGCTCGAAGCGATCGATCACTTCCTGGCGGACGTCTACGGCGACCAGCTGATCCTGCGGGACGGCATCGTGCCCCGGGAAGACCTGGAGACCTCCCAGGGCTGGCGGCCCCAGATGCAGGGATTCAAGCCGCCGCTCAACAAGTGGTGCCACATCTCCGGCCTGGATCTGATCCGTGATGGCCAGGGCACCTGGCGCGTGCTGGAAGACAACCTGCGCTGCCCTTCAGGCGTGGCGTATTTCCTGGAGAACCGCCGCGTCATGAAGCGGATGTTCCCCAGCCTCTTCTCCGGCCGCACCGTGCAGCCGATCGACGACTACCCCTCCCACCTGCTCCAGAGCCTGCGGGAGCTGGCGCCCTGGACGGAGCGCCCCACGGTGGTGCTGCTCACCCCCGGGGTGTTCAACAGTGCCTACTTCGAGCACAGCTACCTGGCCCAGCAGATGGGCATCCAGCTGGTGGAGGGCCGCGACCTGGTCTGCCAGGACGACCGGGTGTGGATGCGCAGCACCGGCGGTCTGGAGCCGGTGGATGTGATCTATCGCCGCATCGACGATGACTTCCTCGATCCGGCCGTGTTCCGTTCCGATTCCATGCTGGGCGTGCGGGGGCTGATGCAGGCCTACAGCGCCGGTCGGGTGGCGATCGCCAATGCCCCGGGCACGGGGGTGGCGGACGACAAGCTCATCTATGCCTATGTGCCCGAGATGATTCAGTACTACCTGGGGGAGGAGCCCATCATTGAGAACGTGCCCACCTACCTCTGCTCCCGCGACAAGGATCGGGCCTACGTGCTTGAGCACCTGAGCCAGTTGGTGGTGAAGGCGGTGGCTGAAGCGGGCGGTTACGGAATGATGATCGGCCCCCATGCCGGCCAGGAGGAGATCGACGACTTCGCCAAGCGCATCGAGGCCAACCCACGCAACTACATCGCCCAACCCACCCTGGAGCTCTCCACCGTGCCCTCCCTGAGTGAGGGCGAGCTGTTCCCCTGCCATGTGGACCTGCGGCCCTACGTGCTGCGGGGCAAGGGCGCCTGGGTGAGCCCCGGCGGTCTGACCAGGGTGGCCCTGCGGCGCGGCTCCCTGGTGGTGAACTCCTCCCAGGGCGGGGGCTGCAAGGACACATGGATCGTCAGTGAGCGTGGCGATGGCCAGCTCCAACTGCAGGGCTCCAGCTCATGCTGA
- the ureE gene encoding urease accessory protein UreE — translation MIPASAVPGPVPQPLVLTQRLSGPSGQTPPFVLQLSADERTRLRGRRHSVCGQPLLLQLPRGEALQPGDLLADGEGLAWVRVEAAAEALLRITAADPLALLQAAYHLGNRHVAMEIRPGELRLAEDPVLAHLMEHRRLGVARISAPFLPEHGAYASSQGHSHGGSEPGGHGHGA, via the coding sequence ATGATCCCCGCTTCCGCGGTCCCAGGGCCAGTGCCGCAGCCCCTGGTGCTCACCCAGCGGCTCTCCGGACCCTCTGGCCAGACCCCTCCCTTCGTGCTCCAGCTCAGCGCTGACGAGCGCACCCGGCTGCGGGGACGCCGCCACAGCGTCTGCGGCCAGCCGCTGTTGCTCCAGCTGCCCCGCGGCGAGGCCCTGCAGCCCGGTGACCTGCTCGCCGATGGCGAGGGCCTGGCCTGGGTGCGGGTGGAGGCGGCGGCGGAGGCCCTGCTGCGGATCACGGCAGCCGATCCCCTGGCGTTGCTCCAGGCGGCCTACCACCTGGGTAACCGGCATGTCGCCATGGAAATCCGGCCAGGAGAGCTGAGGCTGGCGGAGGATCCCGTGCTGGCCCATCTGATGGAGCACCGCCGCCTGGGGGTGGCGCGGATCAGCGCCCCTTTTCTGCCTGAGCACGGTGCCTACGCCAGCAGCCAGGGCCACTCCCATGGCGGCTCAGAGCCCGGGGGCCATGGGCATGGCGCCTAG
- a CDS encoding urease accessory protein UreF: protein MAAQSPGAMGMAPRSAGSGRLALLQLVSPALPVGAFSYAEGLEVLVQQGLLQDAAGVEAWLRAELQRGAVTVEAAWLPRLMLALDPELRDRDAWLLAQREAPELRAQQRQMGGALLRLLADLGLEPPALDLAWPGAFALAGRALAIPAQELVEAYLYGWVANQLSAAVRLVPLGPTRAQAVQWGLAPVIAARAESLVGADPDQLWTGAVGASLAQLRHAELYSRLFRS from the coding sequence ATGGCGGCTCAGAGCCCGGGGGCCATGGGCATGGCGCCTAGGTCGGCCGGCAGCGGCCGCCTGGCCCTGCTGCAGCTGGTGAGCCCGGCTCTGCCGGTGGGGGCATTCAGCTACGCCGAGGGGCTTGAGGTGCTTGTGCAGCAAGGCCTGCTCCAGGACGCTGCGGGGGTGGAGGCCTGGCTGCGGGCCGAATTGCAGCGAGGAGCCGTGACCGTCGAAGCCGCCTGGCTGCCCAGGCTGATGCTGGCCCTGGATCCGGAGCTGCGCGATCGGGACGCCTGGTTGCTGGCCCAGAGAGAGGCACCGGAGCTGCGCGCCCAGCAGCGCCAGATGGGGGGGGCTCTGCTGCGGCTGCTGGCGGACCTGGGCCTGGAGCCGCCGGCGCTCGACCTGGCCTGGCCAGGGGCCTTTGCCCTGGCGGGCCGCGCCCTGGCCATTCCAGCCCAGGAGCTGGTGGAGGCCTATCTCTACGGCTGGGTGGCCAACCAGCTGAGCGCGGCGGTGCGGCTGGTGCCCCTGGGGCCGACCCGGGCCCAGGCGGTGCAGTGGGGACTGGCCCCGGTGATTGCGGCGCGGGCTGAGAGCCTGGTTGGGGCGGATCCAGATCAGCTCTGGACAGGGGCAGTTGGGGCCTCCCTGGCTCAATTGCGCCATGCTGAGCTCTACTCCAGGTTGTTTCGGAGCTGA
- the ureC gene encoding urease subunit alpha, producing the protein MPYRISRRAYAETYGPTTGDRLRLADTELILEVEKDFTVYGDEVKFGGGKVIRDGMGQAQTTRGAGAVDTVITNALILDWWGIVKADIGLRDGRIVAIGKAGNPDTQAGVTIEVGPGTEAIAGEGHILTAGAIDTHIHFICPQQIETALASGVTTLLGGGTGPATGTNATTCTPGAFHIGRMLQAAEGLPVNLGFYGKGNASTPEALEEQIRAGACGLKLHEDWGTTPAAIDCCLTVADRFDVQVCIHSDTLNEAGFVEDTIRAIGGRTIHTFHTEGAGGGHAPDIIRICGEAHVLPSSTNPTRPYTCNTLEEHLDMLMVCHHLDPRIPEDVAFAESRIRRETIAAEDILHDLGAFSIIASDSQAMGRVGEVITRTFQTAHKMKLQRGSLPEDAAAGGRHDNARLKRYIAKVTINPAIAHGLDSQVGSVEVGKLADLVLWKPGFFGVKPELVIKGGSIVWAQMGDANASIPTPGPVHGRPMFGAFGKALAPSCLTFVSQAALEADIPRSLGLERRCVPVVNTRGIGKSAMRLNDALPKMAVDPQTYEVFADGELLTCEPAEVLPMAQRYFLL; encoded by the coding sequence ATGCCCTACCGGATCTCCCGCCGCGCCTACGCCGAGACCTACGGCCCCACCACTGGCGATCGCCTGCGGCTGGCCGACACCGAGCTGATCCTGGAGGTGGAGAAGGACTTCACCGTCTACGGCGATGAGGTGAAGTTCGGCGGCGGCAAGGTGATCCGCGACGGCATGGGCCAGGCCCAGACCACCCGCGGTGCCGGGGCGGTGGACACCGTGATCACCAACGCCCTCATCCTCGACTGGTGGGGCATCGTCAAGGCGGACATCGGCCTGCGCGACGGGCGCATCGTGGCCATCGGCAAGGCCGGCAACCCCGACACCCAGGCGGGGGTGACGATCGAGGTGGGTCCCGGCACCGAGGCCATTGCCGGCGAGGGTCACATCCTCACCGCCGGCGCCATCGACACCCACATCCACTTCATCTGCCCCCAGCAGATCGAAACGGCCCTGGCCAGCGGGGTCACCACTCTCCTGGGTGGCGGCACCGGCCCCGCCACCGGCACCAACGCCACCACCTGCACCCCCGGCGCCTTCCACATCGGCCGCATGCTGCAGGCCGCCGAGGGGCTGCCGGTGAACCTGGGCTTCTACGGCAAGGGCAACGCCAGCACCCCCGAGGCGCTTGAGGAGCAGATCCGCGCCGGCGCCTGCGGCCTCAAGCTGCACGAAGACTGGGGCACCACCCCGGCAGCGATCGACTGCTGCCTCACCGTGGCCGACCGCTTTGACGTGCAGGTGTGCATCCACTCCGACACGCTCAACGAGGCGGGCTTCGTGGAGGACACGATCCGCGCCATCGGCGGCCGCACCATCCACACCTTCCACACCGAGGGGGCCGGCGGCGGCCATGCCCCCGACATCATCCGCATCTGCGGCGAGGCCCATGTGCTGCCGAGCAGCACCAATCCCACCCGTCCCTACACCTGCAACACGCTCGAGGAGCACCTCGACATGCTGATGGTGTGCCACCACCTCGATCCGCGCATCCCGGAAGACGTGGCCTTCGCCGAATCGCGCATCCGCCGCGAGACGATCGCCGCCGAGGACATCCTTCACGATCTGGGCGCCTTCTCGATCATCGCCAGCGATTCCCAGGCCATGGGCCGGGTGGGGGAGGTGATCACCCGCACCTTCCAGACCGCCCACAAGATGAAACTGCAGCGCGGCAGCCTGCCGGAGGACGCGGCCGCCGGCGGCCGCCACGACAACGCCCGGCTCAAGCGCTACATCGCCAAGGTGACGATCAACCCCGCCATCGCCCATGGCCTCGACAGCCAGGTGGGCTCGGTGGAAGTGGGCAAGCTGGCCGATCTGGTGCTGTGGAAACCGGGTTTCTTCGGCGTCAAGCCGGAGCTGGTGATCAAGGGGGGCTCGATCGTGTGGGCCCAGATGGGCGATGCCAACGCCTCGATCCCCACCCCCGGCCCCGTGCACGGGCGGCCGATGTTCGGTGCCTTCGGCAAGGCCCTCGCCCCCAGCTGCCTCACCTTCGTGAGCCAGGCCGCCCTGGAGGCCGACATCCCACGCAGCCTCGGCCTGGAGCGCCGCTGCGTGCCGGTGGTGAACACCCGCGGCATCGGCAAGAGCGCCATGCGCCTCAACGACGCCCTGCCGAAGATGGCGGTGGATCCCCAGACCTACGAGGTGTTCGCCGATGGCGAACTGCTCACCTGTGAGCCGGCCGAGGTGCTGCCGATGGCCCAGCGCTACTTCCTGCTCTAG
- a CDS encoding formate/nitrite transporter family protein encodes MDYVLPNELVDGMIAAGGKKSSVSVKNLLLRGFYSGSVLGLALCLALTIMVQTGIPWIGSFIFPFGFASIVLFGMELVTGNFALLPMAVWAGKTTWKKTFHNWMWVWIGNFLGTGLVGILFAMSLTSGGTADLATGAGDWVAVANKIIGLNKANVIAKYQNLGALGFFLAFLRGLIANWLVCLGVTLALVSKSVPGKILACWLPITAFQALGMEHIVVNMFLHTTGPLLGSGVSFLQIAFWNYLPVTLGNIVGGMVFIGMLFYSTHRSPISNVLPTRHDEKLERELAAELGAR; translated from the coding sequence ATGGATTACGTCTTACCTAATGAGCTCGTCGATGGGATGATTGCCGCTGGAGGCAAGAAGTCCAGCGTCAGCGTCAAGAACCTTCTGCTGCGAGGCTTCTACTCCGGATCCGTGCTTGGTCTGGCGTTGTGTCTGGCCCTCACCATCATGGTGCAGACGGGCATTCCCTGGATTGGATCATTCATCTTCCCCTTTGGCTTCGCCAGTATCGTGCTGTTTGGCATGGAACTGGTCACCGGTAATTTTGCCCTTCTGCCGATGGCGGTCTGGGCCGGCAAGACAACCTGGAAGAAAACCTTCCACAACTGGATGTGGGTGTGGATCGGCAATTTCCTCGGCACGGGCCTGGTCGGCATCCTCTTTGCCATGAGCCTCACCAGTGGAGGAACCGCAGATCTGGCCACCGGGGCCGGTGACTGGGTGGCCGTGGCCAATAAGATCATCGGCCTCAACAAAGCCAATGTGATTGCCAAGTATCAGAACCTCGGAGCCCTTGGATTCTTTCTTGCCTTCCTGCGCGGTCTGATTGCCAATTGGCTGGTCTGCCTGGGAGTCACCCTGGCCCTAGTCAGCAAGAGCGTTCCTGGCAAGATCCTGGCCTGCTGGCTGCCCATCACCGCCTTCCAGGCGCTGGGGATGGAGCATATCGTGGTGAACATGTTCCTGCACACCACCGGCCCCTTGCTGGGTTCAGGCGTGAGTTTCCTTCAGATCGCTTTCTGGAACTATCTGCCGGTGACACTTGGCAACATTGTTGGTGGCATGGTGTTTATCGGCATGCTCTTCTACAGCACCCATCGCTCTCCGATCAGCAATGTGTTGCCCACCAGGCATGATGAAAAGCTCGAAAGGGAACTCGCCGCCGAGCTGGGAGCGCGCTAA
- the cynS gene encoding cyanase, which translates to MSSTPGSSGSPLTAALLKAKKAKGLSFSELGEALGRDEVWVASLFYGQACASSDEATALAGLLALDGDTEAALQTYPTKGSLDPVIPTDPLIYRFYEIMQVYGMPLKDVIQEKFGDGIMSAIDFTLHVDKEANPTGDRVKITMCGKFLPYKKW; encoded by the coding sequence ATGTCATCAACACCTGGCTCCAGCGGATCGCCCTTGACGGCCGCACTTCTGAAGGCCAAGAAAGCCAAAGGACTCAGCTTCTCCGAGCTGGGTGAGGCCCTTGGTCGCGATGAAGTGTGGGTCGCCTCATTGTTCTATGGCCAGGCCTGCGCCTCCAGCGACGAAGCCACAGCCCTGGCCGGTTTACTTGCCCTGGATGGCGACACCGAAGCCGCCCTGCAGACCTACCCCACCAAGGGCAGCCTGGATCCGGTGATCCCCACCGATCCCCTGATCTACCGCTTCTACGAGATCATGCAGGTGTATGGCATGCCACTGAAGGATGTGATTCAAGAGAAGTTCGGCGATGGCATCATGAGCGCCATCGACTTCACCTTGCATGTCGACAAAGAAGCCAACCCCACGGGAGACAGGGTGAAGATCACCATGTGCGGCAAGTTCCTGCCCTACAAGAAGTGGTGA
- the cobA gene encoding uroporphyrinogen-III C-methyltransferase, whose amino-acid sequence MSAVPPLGTVYLVGAGPGDPELLTLKAHRLLRHCGALVYDSLVPKALLDLVPVGCERHFVGKRRGHHSVPQPSTNAVLVELAARHQTIVRLKGGDPFLFGRGGEEAAHLVSHGIPVQVVPGVTSGIAAPAYAGIPVTHRSAGSSVTFVTGHEEIDKARPGVDWQGLARSSDGLVIYMGLHNLARICQELMAGGLDPSTPAAVIQQGTVRGQRSLVATLGGLADQVAAEGFSSPSIVVVGAMVAERVEACAPLPADAEMPIPF is encoded by the coding sequence ATGAGCGCTGTTCCGCCGCTCGGCACGGTGTATCTGGTGGGAGCTGGCCCCGGGGATCCAGAGCTGCTCACCCTCAAGGCCCACCGGTTGCTGCGCCACTGCGGTGCCCTGGTGTACGACTCTCTGGTGCCGAAGGCCCTGTTGGACCTGGTGCCCGTGGGTTGCGAGCGGCACTTCGTGGGCAAGCGGCGCGGTCATCACTCGGTGCCCCAGCCCAGCACCAACGCCGTGCTGGTCGAGCTGGCCGCCCGCCACCAGACGATCGTGCGGCTGAAGGGCGGCGATCCCTTCCTGTTCGGCCGCGGTGGGGAAGAGGCCGCCCACCTGGTCAGCCATGGCATTCCCGTGCAGGTGGTGCCTGGCGTGACCTCCGGCATTGCGGCCCCGGCCTATGCCGGCATTCCCGTGACCCACCGCAGCGCCGGCTCCAGCGTCACCTTCGTGACCGGGCACGAGGAGATCGACAAGGCCCGACCGGGCGTGGACTGGCAGGGGCTGGCCCGCAGCAGTGACGGCCTGGTGATCTACATGGGCCTCCACAACCTGGCCAGGATCTGCCAGGAGCTGATGGCAGGCGGGCTGGATCCGTCCACCCCGGCCGCCGTGATTCAGCAGGGCACGGTGCGGGGACAGCGCAGCCTGGTGGCGACTCTGGGTGGCCTGGCGGATCAGGTGGCCGCGGAGGGGTTCAGCTCCCCCTCCATCGTGGTGGTGGGGGCGATGGTGGCCGAGCGGGTGGAGGCCTGCGCTCCGCTGCCGGCGGACGCCGAGATGCCGATTCCGTTCTGA
- a CDS encoding redox protein, with translation MFELIPYEKFRDTPAVRFFDITVAASNARDLVIHSGPATSPPDDPATGAWQFYLHPHQEDNLLALHGGRTFYLVNFGWNYPFHIVRLDTGGDILRIPPGTFHRSVSDPDGSVVLNQAVREPGVSLVQEFRVYNSRRIPRLFATTFKTAPLPKLHGLHW, from the coding sequence ATGTTCGAGCTCATCCCCTACGAGAAGTTCCGCGACACCCCCGCAGTGCGCTTCTTCGACATCACTGTGGCCGCGTCCAATGCCCGGGATCTGGTGATCCACTCGGGGCCCGCCACCTCCCCTCCGGACGATCCGGCCACGGGAGCCTGGCAGTTCTACCTGCATCCCCACCAGGAGGACAATCTGCTCGCCCTGCACGGCGGCCGCACCTTCTATCTGGTGAACTTCGGCTGGAACTACCCCTTCCACATCGTGCGGCTCGATACGGGCGGCGACATCCTCAGGATTCCGCCGGGAACCTTCCATCGTTCCGTTTCCGATCCTGACGGCTCGGTGGTGCTCAACCAGGCTGTGCGCGAACCGGGTGTCAGCCTGGTGCAGGAATTCCGCGTCTACAACAGCCGGAGGATTCCAAGGCTGTTCGCCACCACCTTCAAAACCGCGCCGCTGCCCAAGCTGCACGGTCTGCACTGGTAA
- a CDS encoding urease subunit gamma has product MHLTPQEKDKLLIVTAALLAERRLNRGLRLNYPEAVAWLSFQVLEGARDGKTVAALMGEGTTWLSREQVMEGVPELVQEVQIEAVFPDGTKLVTLHDPIR; this is encoded by the coding sequence ATGCACCTCACCCCCCAGGAGAAGGACAAGCTCCTGATCGTGACCGCCGCCCTGCTGGCGGAGCGGCGCCTCAACCGCGGCCTGAGGCTCAACTATCCCGAGGCTGTGGCCTGGCTGAGCTTCCAGGTGCTGGAGGGCGCCCGCGACGGCAAGACCGTGGCCGCCCTGATGGGCGAAGGCACCACCTGGTTGAGCCGCGAGCAGGTGATGGAGGGGGTGCCGGAGCTGGTGCAGGAGGTGCAGATCGAGGCCGTCTTCCCCGATGGCACCAAGCTGGTGACCCTGCATGACCCCATCCGCTGA
- a CDS encoding transglutaminase family protein encodes MRARLKHTFSYRYSAPVLLGAHRFCLKPRGHGFQTLVDFQLTIDPEPNSLFPLIAASGDEILRARFGGSCDSFRVEASSTVVSHTPPDLQTCLEANEPLLPYPVGHLNGDLQGSLGGWLPNGQHDPAAVDMAQEALMGSDQRALMFLDQLVEMIQDRVKYTQRHVGPAWPAGRTLKERVGSCRDLAMLMVEACRCVGLPARFVSGYHLVDPAPEQYDLHAWTEVYLPGAGWRGYDPSGKGPVDDRYITLATSSKPELTAAITGCFSGPAGVSSSFDWLIEAEILDPVAPLEASLPLG; translated from the coding sequence ATGCGTGCGCGCCTGAAGCACACGTTCAGCTACCGGTACAGCGCGCCTGTTCTGCTCGGAGCCCATCGCTTCTGCCTCAAACCCCGGGGCCATGGATTTCAGACGTTGGTGGACTTCCAACTCACGATCGATCCTGAGCCCAACTCCCTGTTCCCTCTGATCGCCGCCAGTGGCGATGAGATTCTGCGGGCCCGCTTCGGCGGCTCCTGTGACAGCTTCCGCGTCGAGGCCAGCAGCACGGTGGTCTCCCACACCCCACCGGATCTGCAGACCTGCCTGGAGGCCAACGAGCCGCTGTTGCCCTACCCCGTAGGCCACCTCAACGGCGACCTGCAGGGCTCCCTCGGCGGCTGGCTGCCCAATGGCCAGCACGACCCCGCCGCCGTGGACATGGCCCAGGAGGCCCTGATGGGCAGCGACCAGCGGGCCCTGATGTTTCTCGATCAGCTGGTGGAGATGATCCAGGACCGGGTGAAGTACACCCAGCGCCACGTGGGTCCCGCCTGGCCTGCCGGCCGCACCCTCAAGGAACGGGTGGGCTCCTGCCGTGACCTGGCCATGCTGATGGTTGAGGCCTGCCGCTGCGTGGGCCTGCCGGCCCGGTTCGTCAGCGGCTACCACCTGGTGGATCCCGCTCCCGAGCAGTACGACCTGCACGCCTGGACGGAGGTCTACCTGCCGGGAGCCGGCTGGCGCGGCTACGACCCCAGCGGCAAGGGTCCGGTCGACGATCGCTACATCACCCTGGCCACGTCCTCGAAGCCGGAACTCACCGCCGCCATCACCGGCTGCTTTTCAGGCCCAGCTGGGGTGAGCAGCAGCTTTGACTGGCTGATCGAAGCGGAGATTCTCGATCCCGTCGCCCCCCTGGAGGCCAGCCTGCCCCTGGGCTGA
- a CDS encoding alpha-E domain-containing protein, with amino-acid sequence MLSRVADSLYWINRYVERAENISRFVEVSEAMALDCPPGSAEPWLPLIDASGERELFDKLYTNGSPDDVIEFLVRAEENPNSVANCIAIARENARQIREVITTEMWEQLNDIYWTLQENESFWKQPPQEQLRDIRRACQLFYGITDSTLSRDLSWQFSRLGRLLERADKTTRILDVKYFLLLPSPDEVGGVLDELQWISLLRSAGAYQMFRQARQQAIEPRAVAGFLLLDPIFPRSVRYCLERIQDTLKIVQGRSVPGAPDELECLSGLTLARWSYTRIDDLFAVGLHEAIDALQSDLNRLHNLIEGRYFVATSLESQSVDPACVRA; translated from the coding sequence ATGCTGAGCCGCGTCGCCGATTCGCTCTACTGGATCAACCGCTATGTGGAGCGGGCTGAGAATATCTCCCGCTTCGTGGAGGTGAGCGAGGCGATGGCCCTCGATTGCCCCCCAGGCAGCGCCGAACCCTGGCTGCCCCTGATCGATGCCAGCGGCGAACGGGAACTCTTCGACAAGCTTTACACCAATGGCAGCCCCGACGATGTGATTGAGTTCCTGGTGCGGGCTGAGGAAAATCCCAACAGCGTGGCCAACTGCATCGCCATTGCCCGGGAGAACGCCCGTCAGATCCGCGAAGTGATCACCACCGAGATGTGGGAGCAGCTCAACGACATCTACTGGACGCTGCAGGAGAATGAAAGCTTCTGGAAACAACCCCCCCAGGAGCAACTGCGCGACATCCGCCGGGCTTGCCAGCTCTTCTACGGCATCACCGACTCCACCCTGAGCCGCGATCTCTCCTGGCAATTCAGCCGGTTGGGACGCCTGCTGGAGCGGGCCGACAAGACCACCCGCATCCTCGATGTGAAGTACTTCCTGCTGCTGCCCTCCCCCGATGAGGTGGGCGGCGTCCTCGATGAGCTGCAGTGGATCTCGCTGCTGCGCAGTGCCGGGGCCTACCAGATGTTCCGCCAGGCGCGTCAACAGGCGATCGAACCCCGCGCCGTGGCCGGCTTCCTGCTGCTCGACCCGATCTTTCCGCGCTCGGTGCGCTACTGCCTGGAGCGGATTCAGGACACCCTCAAGATCGTGCAGGGCCGCTCGGTGCCCGGGGCTCCAGATGAACTGGAATGCCTCAGCGGACTCACCCTGGCCCGCTGGAGCTACACCCGCATCGACGACCTGTTCGCGGTAGGCCTCCATGAGGCCATCGACGCCCTGCAGAGCGACCTCAACCGCCTGCACAACCTGATCGAGGGGCGCTACTTCGTGGCCACCAGCCTTGAGTCCCAGAGCGTGGATCCGGCATGCGTGCGCGCCTGA
- a CDS encoding urease accessory protein UreD yields the protein MSISKSRAAGSWHGQTQLVFRRGAGADAGDTSFQGSATAPLKLQRAYRHQDGRCELPLLHTAGGLVGGDQLTIEASLEARSEALLTSVAAQKVYGSVGRLSQAPEGRWVNQQLHFCLADGADLEWLPQELVLYADGLLEQRCRVELAPQASYLGVEVVRLGRTAAGEDLAAGCWRSALDIHRSGSRGNPWMLVDRLELGGEALAGEHGLARQPVYGSLVWAAPEHFPGAELAGLLELCRQDRDGLDGAMACGALEPGLVARYRGPSSQAARFWFSRIWARIRAARGLPAPQLPRVWPFQEEPWRPEGCS from the coding sequence CTGAGTATCTCCAAATCACGCGCCGCCGGCAGCTGGCACGGCCAGACCCAGCTGGTGTTCCGCCGTGGCGCCGGCGCCGATGCTGGCGACACCAGCTTCCAGGGCAGCGCCACAGCGCCGCTGAAACTGCAGCGCGCCTATCGGCACCAGGATGGCCGCTGCGAACTGCCGTTGCTGCACACCGCCGGGGGGCTGGTGGGGGGCGATCAGCTCACGATCGAGGCGAGCCTGGAGGCGCGCAGTGAAGCCCTGCTCACCAGCGTGGCGGCCCAGAAGGTCTACGGGTCGGTGGGCCGCCTCAGCCAGGCACCCGAGGGGCGGTGGGTGAACCAGCAGCTCCACTTCTGCCTCGCCGACGGCGCGGATCTGGAGTGGCTGCCCCAGGAGCTGGTGCTCTACGCCGACGGGCTGCTGGAGCAGCGCTGCCGGGTGGAGCTGGCCCCCCAGGCCTCCTACCTGGGCGTGGAGGTGGTGCGCCTGGGCCGCACCGCCGCCGGCGAAGACCTCGCTGCCGGCTGCTGGCGTTCGGCCCTCGACATCCATCGCAGCGGCAGCCGCGGCAACCCCTGGATGCTGGTGGATCGCCTGGAGCTGGGCGGCGAGGCCCTGGCCGGGGAGCATGGCCTGGCCCGGCAGCCGGTGTACGGCTCGCTGGTGTGGGCCGCTCCGGAGCACTTCCCCGGGGCTGAGCTGGCCGGGCTGCTGGAGCTGTGCCGCCAGGATCGTGACGGGCTGGACGGCGCCATGGCCTGCGGCGCCCTGGAGCCCGGACTGGTGGCCCGCTACCGGGGCCCCTCCAGCCAGGCGGCCCGGTTCTGGTTCAGCCGCATCTGGGCCCGGATCCGGGCGGCCAGGGGCTTGCCCGCTCCGCAACTGCCGCGGGTCTGGCCCTTTCAGGAAGAACCCTGGCGCCCTGAAGGTTGCAGCTGA